In the Necator americanus strain Aroian chromosome X, whole genome shotgun sequence genome, aactgaacatgatgaacgacctgacccccgagctgggcaggaggagacgagcggcttggggagcgtacaagggcatcgaggatgtagtgaagaagaccaagaacacccggctccgtgctcacctcttcaacaccaccgtacttcctgctttgacctatgcttcggaaacctggacatttcgcaagcaggaagaaaacgcggtgagcgtcattgaacgtgcaattgagagagtgatgctaggagtatctcgTTTCGCGCAAGTGAGGGAccggattcgaagttctctcctacgtcagcgatcgaagattagagacgccgccgcgtttgccaaggaaagtaaaattaggtgggccggacacgtgatccgctttaatgacaaccgttggaccagagccgtgagcgactgggttccccgcgatattaagcgcactacaggaagaccgccgacccgatgatCAGATTtctcacgaagtccttcaaagaa is a window encoding:
- a CDS encoding hypothetical protein (NECATOR_CHRX.G23786.T1), with amino-acid sequence MFMRSGWVSDAPFTLSGTNISECTSYVYLGRELNMMNDLTPELGRRRRAAWGAYKGIEDVVKKTKNTRLRAHLFNTTVLPALTYASETWTFRKQEENAVSVIERAIERVMLGVSRFAQVRDRIRSSLLRQRSKIRDAAAFAKESKIRWAGHVIRFNDNRWTRAVSDWVPRDIKRTTGRPPTR